The genomic DNA CGGAGCTTTTATGCTTGGGCGTTTTATGTGCCAGCCGCATCCGATTGCTTTCTGGAAAGAATTAACTCCCAATGAAATTGTTTTTTTACTTAACGAATATGTTCTTTTTGAAAAGTATTTGCAAATACTAAATGATTTCGGCGAAAGACACATTAACCGCATAAGAAACGAAGCGTTAAATTACGATTTAGGAAGCATAAATCTTTCAAAAAAGAATGCAGCAATTTTTATTTCTTTAAAACTATATATAAAAGATTGGAAAGAAATAAATGCAGCATTTAATGCTTCTTTTGATAAAGAAACAAAAATTTTAATTGACCTGCTTCAGGTGCCTTACGGAAGTATTTATGAATTTGATTCTCCATGGTCATATAACGAACTGCAAGAAATTTGTGGAAATGAGCGAATACCTGTTCCCGATAAAAGTGAGTTATAGTGTCTGCTTCTCAAGTTCAACGTAGTCCTGCCGAACAGGCAAAAAACAATCTATAACTTTACATTCTGTTATTGCTTTTGCTGAATGAAGAATATTCGAGGGAATAAAAGCTGACATGCCGGGTGTTAGTAATTTCTGGTCGCCATTCATGTCAAATAAAAGTTGTCCTTCTATTACATGTGTCCACTGCTCGTGAACATGACGGTGTTCTGGCATATCAATATCTTTTTCCAAGGTTACGTGTCCAAAAGTCAACTGGTCGGAATGGTATAATGAACTAGTAATACCTTCCCTGATTTTTACTTTTTTTCTTGTTTTAAAGTCAATGTATGGCATAGTTGTTTATTTTTAAAATTTTTAAAAAAATATCATCATTATCCGATTAAATTTTGTTTGCATTATAATTTCGTGCCTACAGCACTTTAATAAATTTGAATTTGCTTATTCTACCATAATATCGTACCTACGGTACTTTTTTTAGCCTCGTTAGAGGCGACATTTTGGTAGAAATAAAACAAATTAAAAAAGTAAGCCCCGTAGGTGGCGGCATTATATCAATATATTGAAACCATGACATTTTAACATTCATTAAATTATTTTTACCGTTCATTAGTGAATAAATATATATAAGCATTACTAACTCAATTTCACTCTCGGGTCAATAATTGCGTAAGCGATATCCACAAAAATATTTATAAATACAAGCATAATAGAAACAACAAGCACTGCGCCCATTATCACGGGAAAATCATATTTTTCGAGCGAATTTACAATTACAACACCTACACCTTTCCAGTCGAAAATATATTCGACGAAAACAGCTCCTGCCATGAGTGATGCGAGCCATCCCGAAAATGCTGTTACAACAGGATTAAGTGCATTCCGCAAAGCGTGGTTTTTAATTACTTTAAACATGCTTAACCCCTTGGCTCTTGCTGTGCGAATATAATCCTGCGATAAAACATCGAGAAGAGAATTTCTTGTCAGTTCAATAATAATCGCAAGCGGACGGATGCCAAGAGTAAATGCAGGAAGAATAATATTTTTCGGAGCGAGCTCTTTTCCGTTACCGAAATCATCAATTGAATACAAGCTGCCGAACATGTTGAGTCCGGTATAATGAGCCAGCACAAAAGCAAACAGCCACGCAATAATTATTGCAGCAAAAAACGAAGGCAGCGACATTCCGAATACGGCAACAAACAAAGAAATTTTATCCCAGAGAGTATCTTTATAAATTGCACAAAATATGCCAATAAGCATACCAACAATTAAAGCAAATGTCATTGAAACCACTGCAAGTATTATTGTATTGGGCAATGCCTCAAGGATTATTT from Bacteroidales bacterium includes the following:
- a CDS encoding cupin domain-containing protein, which translates into the protein MPYIDFKTRKKVKIREGITSSLYHSDQLTFGHVTLEKDIDMPEHRHVHEQWTHVIEGQLLFDMNGDQKLLTPGMSAFIPSNILHSAKAITECKVIDCFLPVRQDYVELEKQTL
- a CDS encoding ABC transporter permease; this encodes MLQFIIKRLFYGLLVLFGVVTIIFILFNILPGDPARMMLGQRADIASVNAINKDLGRDKPMLTQYFNYLNDLSLVSIHNFKDANNYWFLNANKYSPYFRILKISKEKIIVLKYPYLRRSYQSKKKVSEIILEALPNTIILAVVSMTFALIVGMLIGIFCAIYKDTLWDKISLFVAVFGMSLPSFFAAIIIAWLFAFVLAHYTGLNMFGSLYSIDDFGNGKELAPKNIILPAFTLGIRPLAIIIELTRNSLLDVLSQDYIRTARAKGLSMFKVIKNHALRNALNPVVTAFSGWLASLMAGAVFVEYIFDWKGVGVVIVNSLEKYDFPVIMGAVLVVSIMLVFINIFVDIAYAIIDPRVKLS